One Cryptomeria japonica chromosome 9, Sugi_1.0, whole genome shotgun sequence genomic window carries:
- the LOC131042154 gene encoding pentatricopeptide repeat-containing protein At4g21065: MNTITHFSRFYHKMGSITHLATFCRESRFREKLFILLSTHNCCACSSACLQHLHTCIAKNTLSEAYQRQGYPHEALALLHEMQQTDVQPDHFTFATVLPACTKMGAVKEGMNIHQSIIEGGFLSDAVVANALMDMYTKCGSIAKARELFNKMPQKNMVSWNTILAGYAQSGDLDEATRVFKEMPRRDTVSWTSMIAAYAHNGLAENALNTFKQMQLAGVKTDSTTFVSILPASAKIGDFEQGMNIHQRIIESGFSSEVVVASALIDMYAKCGSIRRAREMFEKMPQRNLFSWTAMIAGYAQNGIFEEALETFIQMKMAGLKPDSTTFSSVLPACAKMGALKQGMDIHRNIIQSGLLSDVLVASALVDMYAKCGSIHKARHLFNEVSKQDTVLWNAMISGYAMHGYGKDALKLFELMKQAGIYPDHVTFVGILFATSHAGLVDKGCKYFNDMSDPYCIMPTMDHYVCMVDLIGRAGYLEKAFNFIIKMPIQPAVILWMCLLGACKLHKDIRLGLFTATLVFELDPKNAAPYVLLSDIYAKGDRWDDVQKIRKLIKDKDIKKIPGCSWIEVHKSVHAFCAGDRSHPQTREIYAELEKLSLAMKAGGYFPDSRHVLNDVEEEEGEMFLCHHSEKLAIAFGLLNTSPGTTIRVVKNLRVCIDCHTATKFISKVVAREIIVRDANRFHHFTHGQCSCGDYW, from the exons ATGAATACCATCACACATTTTTCACGCTTTTATCATAAAATGGGATCCATTACCCATCTCGCAACATTCTGTAGGGAGAGTCGATTTAGGGAGAAATTATTCATTCTGCTTTCTACACACAATTGCTGTGCATGCTCTTCTGCATGTCTTCAACATCTTCACACCTGCATTGCGAAGAATACGCTTTCAGAAG CTTACCAAAGACAGGGGTATCCTCACGAGGCTTTGGCACTGCTTCACGAAATGCAGCAAACAGATGTCCAACCGGATCACTTCACCTTTGCCACCGTCCTCCCAGCATGTACTAAAATGGGGGCTGTAAAAGAGGGCATGAAtattcatcaaagcataatcgaaggcgGGTTTTTGTCAGATGCTGTTGTTGCAAATGCTCTGATGGAtatgtatacaaaatgtggaagtatagcaAAGGCACGAGAACTATTtaacaaaatgcctcaaaaaaatATGGTGTCTTGGAATACGATtcttgcaggatatgcacaaagtggtgatcttgatgaggctaCAAGAGTTTTCAAAGAAATGCCGCGACGAGATACTGTCTCATGGACTTCAATGATTGCGGCATATGCACACAATGGCCTTGCTGAAAACGCCCTGAATACTTTTAAGCAAATGCAGTTGGCAGGCGTAAAGACAGACTCCACAACCTTCGTTAGCATCCTTCCAGCCTCTGCTAAAATTGGAGATTTTGAACAGGGTATGAACATTCATCAaaggataattgaaagtggattTTCGTCAGAAGTTGTGGTTGCCAGTGCCCTgatagatatgtatgcaaaatgtggaagtatacGCAGGGCACGGGAGATGTTTGAAAAGATGCCTCAAAGGAATCTATTCTCATGGACTGCGATGATTGCAGGTTATGCACAAAATGGGATTTTTGAAGAGGCTTTGGAGACATTTATCCAAATGAAAATGGCAGGTCTAAAGCCAGATTCGACTACCTTTTCTAGCGTCCTcccagcttgtgccaaaatgggagctttgaaacagggtatggacatccatcgaaACATAATCCAAAGTGGACTGCTTTCAGACGTTTTAGTTGCaagtgccctggtagacatgtatgcaaaatgtgggagcATACACAAGGCACGTCATTTGTTTAACGAAGTGTCTAAACAAGATACTGTCTTATGGAATGCAATGATTTCAGGATATGCAATGCATGGCTATGGGAAAGATGCTCTCAAACTCTTTGAACTAATGAAGCAAGCTGGAATATACCCCGACCATGTAACCTTTGTTGGTATTTTATTTGCAACTAGCCATGCAGGTCTTGTGGATAAGGGTTGTAAATACTTCAATGACATGAGTGATCCTTATTGCATTATGCCTACAATGGATCATTATGTATGCATGGTTGACCTTATAGGCCGTGCTGGCTATCTTGAGAAAGCTTTTAACTTTATCATTAAAATGCCAATTCAACCTGCAGTGATTCTATGGATGTGCTTGCTAGGTGCTTGTAAATTGCATAAGGATATAAGGCTAGGATTATTTACAGCAACTCTTGTTTTTGAGCTGGATCCTAAAAATGCTGCACCTTATGTTCTTCTGTCAGACATCTATGCAAAAGGGGACAGGTGGGATGACGTTCAAAAGATAAggaaattgataaaagataaagacattAAAAAGATAcctggatgtagttggattgaagtCCATAAATCGGTACATGCTTTTTGTGCAGGAGACAGATCACACCCACAAACACGGGAGATCTATGCAGAGTTAGAGAAATTGTCTTTGGCCATGAAGGCAGGAGGCTATTTTCCAGATTCAAGACATGTTCTGAATGATGTggaggaggaagaaggagaaatgtTCCTCTGTCACCATAGTGAGAAGTTGGCAATTGCATTTGGGCTGCTCAATACATCCCCTGGAACAACTATTAGAGTTGTCAAGAACCTTCGGGTGTGTATTGATTGCCACACTGCAACCAAGTTTATATCCAAGGTTGTTGCGAGAGAAATTATTGTGAGAGATGCAAACCGGTTCCATCATTTCACACATGGGCAATGTTCTTGTGGAGATTACTGGTGA